The following nucleotide sequence is from Paenibacillus andongensis.
AGGACCTTTTGGCACTAAAGCAGACAAGGTTGGGTCTCCACACCCGGTTAGCAAGAACGTCATTGCCGCTAAAAGGGGCACCAGACGCCATAACTTTTTCAATCGACTCATTGTATCAACCCCACTTTTAAAACAATATTTTTACCACGAAGGCCATGCCCATGTCAATTCACTTTATTAACTATAAATTCGTGAAAAGTTTTTGTCAATCGCTGGAGGGAAGTTCACAAATTGTTCTTAAACCGCTCTGTAGCGATATATTTTCCCTCCATGGTTATTTCCATACACCCGCCTCTTTATGCATAAAAGCCTTTATTTGAGATCACGAATAAAAGCGCAGAAACATCCCATCCTATAAACATTACAACGTATATGGGAGGTCTCTTTTGATGCTCAGGAAGTTAGGTTTTCCGATTTGTGGAATGATATTCCTCCTGCTGACATTATCCGGTTGTGCAGAGAAAGGAAGAGAATATGGAAAAAGTCCCGACCACACGAATTTTGGCGCCCCTGTCGAAAAAACAGAGGAAACCGAAAGAGCTTATCAAACTCAACAGCTCTATGGTCCAGTTACACATAACAATGCAAAGCTGGAATACAGCCAATTTCTTTCCAATCAACTACATGCTATGAATGGGGTAAATACAGCCATCGTAATGACTACGGATCAGAATGCCTACGTCGCTCTAATGATTGACAGCAGTGCTGTAGGTACCAAGGGTTACGCCAGAGAGACGAATAACCAGGGGACTACCAAAGGCTTTTATAACGATAACGCGCCATTCAATGACACGATGCCGTCCAATGATTTGAACAATGGCCATAATAGTTATGAAACTGCCGTGCATCACGATATGCTTTCACATCGATTCAAACAAGCCATGGCTGAGAAAATTCGTACGCTTCAGCCTAACATCATGGATGTATATATTTCGGCGAACCGTGATTTCCTTAATAAAATGAATAACTACGCCCAAGAAAGCTGGAAGGGCCACTCTCTTATGCCTTTATTAACGGATTTCAATCAAACGGTTACGCGGGTTTTCGGTACAGCTCAAGTTTTGCCTGAACACTAAGAAGAAGTGTAGTAGAGAAAATTCCTTCTATATAAAGTAGTATTTGCTGCTTGTTGGTCGGCTCCTGTTTTCATTTGTCTAGCATTCCTGTACAATGAGGGAATCGTCTTTAACAAGAAGAGACTCTGGTCTATGACCAAAGTCCCTATATTAGCAGGAAAAAGGGAGCTGGCCAATTTACCATGTCAAATGGATTTGCCTCATTAGGAATTAGAGAAAGTCTTGTTCACGTATTGCAATCTGGAGGAGTCGTAGAACCGACCCCCATTCAAAAAGAAGCGATTCCTGTTTTATTAAAAGGTACAGATGTTATCGCACAGGCACAAACTGGTACTGGTAAAACCCTTGCCTTTGTACTTCCTATATTAGAAACAATTGATGTAGAAAGCCCAGATGTCCAAGCCCTTATTTTGACACCGACACGTGAACTAGCTATTCAAATTAGCAATGAGTTGAAAAGCCTTGTCCCAGTTACAGGAGCAAAGGTTCTGGCCGCATATGGCGGGCAAGATGTAGAAAAGCAGCTTAGAAAGCTGCAAGGTAACATACATATAGTAGTAGGAACACCGGGAAGATTGCTCGATCACCTTCGCCGCGGTTCTATCAACTTCTATAAGTTGAAAATACTCGTATTAGATGAAGCCGATCAAATGCTGCATATGGGCTTCCTTCATGAAGTGAAGGATATCATTGCCCAAACGTCCCCTTATCGTCAAACGCTTCTCTTCTCTGCAACTATGCCTGAACAGGTCGTAAACCTATCCAAAGCCTATATGAAAGAAGCTAAGGAAATCAAAATTCAAAGTAAACAAGTGACTTTGGCTGAAATTAAACAAGTCCTTGTTCCAACGACAGATCGAGATAAGCAAGATGCTTTGATCGCAGCTATTAAAGAATATAAGCCCTACCTTGCGATGATTTTCTGTCGGACCAAAGCTAAGGCTATAGCGCTCAATGAAGTTTTGCAGGAAATCGGCTTAATGTCGGATGAGCTTCACGGTGATTTGTCTCAAGCGAAGCGAGAACAAGTCATGAAGCGTTTCAGAGACGGGCGAATCGAACTTTTGGTTGCAACGGATATCGCAGCTCGCGGTTTGGATGTTGAAGGCGTCACTCATATTTTCAATTATGATGTCCCGCAAGATGCCGAGAGCTACATTCACCGTATTGGCCGAACTGGCCGTGCTGGGGAATCAGGTGTAGCTGTGACTTTTGCTACGCAGCGAGATATGCCTACCATTGAATTAATCGAAAAAGGAATTAAGATGTCTTTAAGAAGTCCAGAACAGCAGCAAAGACGTGTTCGTTCGAACTCTGAGGAATATGTAGACACAGATGGCAGAGGTTCCGCACGCAGAAGCAGCGGCGGGTCATCACGCGGGGGCCGTAATGAAAGAAACGGTGCAACTGGCGGACGCAGCGGAAGATCCGGCGCTCGCGAAGCTAGCCGTGGCGGTCGAGACAACGTTCAATATGGAACAAGAAGCTCGTCCTCTAGAGGCGATAAATTCGGTTCGCGTACCGCTGCAACGGGAAGTTCACGTACGGGCTCACGTCCTGAGAAGGTTAACTCGGAACGCAATCCGAATACATGGGGACGCGCTGAGAGTAAAGAGCGCCCGGCAGCAACGAATGCTGGTCCAGGTCGCGGTGACAACATGAACGCAGCTAAAGCACGCGTCACCAAGTCCTGGAGCGGCGGAAACGCAGCTGAACGAGCGCCGCGCGCTGAAGGTACTGAGCGCAGACGTTCTGCTCCTCATGGCGATAAGTCTTACTCGCCATATAACAAGTATGCCGGCACAGGGCGTGATGACGCAGCGAGCGCGTCGCGTACGATTCGCGGCGGCAAAGGCCGTGGCGACAGTGCGGAGCGCGGAGCTCGCGGTGCAGCAGCACCGCGGGGCGAGGGCTTTGGAGCACGCGGCGGAGCGCCGCGTGGTGAGGGCTTTGGTGCACGTGGCGGGGCACCTCGGGGCGGGCAAGCTGGCGGCGAACGCGGCCAGACACGCGGACGCGGCGACAGTGCCGAGCGTGGAGCTCGCGGCAGCGCACCTCGCGGTGACAGCTTTGGAGCACGTGGCGGAGCGCCACGGGGCGACAGATCAAGCTCACCGCGCGGTGGGCAATCAGGCGGTTCCCGCGGCAACGCACCACGCGGCGGTGGCCGTGGCGGAAAGCGCTAGGAAAAAAGCGCTTTCCAAGCAAGGCTTTACCGAATAACCCGAACGATGTAAAATATAAATACGGTTGCAAGTGATCCTACTGATCAAAAATCGTTTCATACCGTTGCACGCACGTAGGATTTACCCCCCACAATTCCCATTAAGGAGGTATGTTCCATGTACGCATTAAAGGACAAGGAAATGATTTTTGTATTCACCGGTCCTCACGGTGCTGGTCGTAAGACGGTCGCGGAAATGTCAGGCTCTACGCTCGGCATGAAGCAGGTCATCTCTTACACCACCAGACCTCCGAAGGCTACCGAAGAAGAT
It contains:
- a CDS encoding DEAD/DEAH box helicase, whose translation is MSNGFASLGIRESLVHVLQSGGVVEPTPIQKEAIPVLLKGTDVIAQAQTGTGKTLAFVLPILETIDVESPDVQALILTPTRELAIQISNELKSLVPVTGAKVLAAYGGQDVEKQLRKLQGNIHIVVGTPGRLLDHLRRGSINFYKLKILVLDEADQMLHMGFLHEVKDIIAQTSPYRQTLLFSATMPEQVVNLSKAYMKEAKEIKIQSKQVTLAEIKQVLVPTTDRDKQDALIAAIKEYKPYLAMIFCRTKAKAIALNEVLQEIGLMSDELHGDLSQAKREQVMKRFRDGRIELLVATDIAARGLDVEGVTHIFNYDVPQDAESYIHRIGRTGRAGESGVAVTFATQRDMPTIELIEKGIKMSLRSPEQQQRRVRSNSEEYVDTDGRGSARRSSGGSSRGGRNERNGATGGRSGRSGAREASRGGRDNVQYGTRSSSSRGDKFGSRTAATGSSRTGSRPEKVNSERNPNTWGRAESKERPAATNAGPGRGDNMNAAKARVTKSWSGGNAAERAPRAEGTERRRSAPHGDKSYSPYNKYAGTGRDDAASASRTIRGGKGRGDSAERGARGAAAPRGEGFGARGGAPRGEGFGARGGAPRGGQAGGERGQTRGRGDSAERGARGSAPRGDSFGARGGAPRGDRSSSPRGGQSGGSRGNAPRGGGRGGKR